CATAGGGGAAAGCAGAATTCCGAAAAACGGATAAAGAACCCCTGCGGCAATCGGTACGCCCAAAGTGTTATAAATAAGGGCGAAGAACAGGTTCTGCTTGATATTCCTCATTACGGCATCGCTCAGGTTTTTTGCTTTAACGATGCCATTTAAATCGCCTTTTACCAAAGTAATCGCCGCGCTCTCGATGGCGACATCTGTACCTGTTCCCATGGCAATGCCCACATCGCTTTTTGCCAATGCAGGGGCATCGTTGATGCCATCGCCGGCCATTGCGACCACTTTACCGCTTTCCTGAAGTTTTTCGACTTCCCTTAGTTTGTCCCCTGGTAACATTCCTGCCTTAAAATCGGCGAGGTTCAGTTCGCTGGCCACGGCCTGTGCCGTATCATGATTATCGCCCGTAAGCATAATCACATCAATACCTTTTTCCTGTAACTCCTTGATAGCCTTGGCACTTGTTTTCTTGATTTTGTCCCCAATGACAACATAGCCCGAAACCGTTCCGTCAATGGCGATATACGAAACCGTCTTTCCCTGTTTTTGGTAGGTTTTAGCCTCGTCCTTCATTTCCGACGAAATGGTCGAATTGGCATAGTCCATCATTTTAGGATTGCCCAAATCCAACTTTTTGCCATCGACTTTTCCCTCTACACCTTTTCCGGTTACCGCACTGAATCCATCGACCTTTTTGATTTCCGTATTTTGTTCCTTTCCATAGCTTACGGTCGCTTCCGCCAGTGGATGCTCACTATTGCTGTTCAATGAGACGATATACTGCAATATCTCTTCCTCGGAATAGGTGTTGCCGAACACACCTATCTTTTCTACGGCGGGTTTTCCTTCGGTAATGGTTCCCGTTTTGTCCACGATAAGCGTATTGACCTTGTTCATTTTTTCCAAGGCTTCGGCATTCTTGATGAGTACACCGTTCTGCGCTCCTTTGCCCACACCGACCATTACGGACATCGGCGTTGCCAATCCCAATGCACAGGGGCAGGCGATGATGAGTACGGCGATGGCGTTGACCAAAGCAAAGACGTAGGCCGGATCAGGCCCCCAAACTGCCCAAACGATAAATGTGATTATCGCGATCAGTACTACAATGGGCACAAAATATGCGGATACCGTATCGGCCAAGTTTTGTATGGGTGCACGGCTACGGCTGGCATCGTTTACCATGTGGATGATTTGCGAGAGCAAGGTGTCCGAACCTACTTTCTCCGCCTTCATCAAAAAAGACTGGTTTCCGTTTATCGTTCCGCTACTGACCTTATTATCTACCGATTTATTGACCGGAATAGGTTCGCCCGTAATCATCGATTCATCCACGGACGTACTCCCCTCGGTCACTATGCCATCCACAGGAATTTTGTCCCCCGGCTTTACCTTTAGAATATCGCCCAATGCTATTTTGTCAATGGATACTTCCACTTCTTCGCCATCGACAATTTTAACGGCTTTGTTCGGGGCGAGTTTCAGCAGTTCCTTTACCGCCGAGTTGGTCTTGCTGTGAGCGCGGGCTTCCAACAGTTGGCCTAACAGTACCAAGGTCAGAATAACGGTAGCCGCCTCAAAATAGACATGGACTGCCCCTGATTCCGTCTTGAACTCTGATGGGAATATATCAGGGAACACCATACCGACCACACTGAATAGCCAAGCTACCCCTGCACCGATACCGATAAGCGTGAACATATTTAGATTCCACGTTTTGATACTGCGGCAGGCCCGTTCGAAGAACATCCAAGTGGCGTAGAACACCACGGGAATCGATAGTACAAACTGAATCCAATTCCAGTTTTTCTGTTCCAAGATATCGTATAACGGATTGTTGGTAATCATTTCACTCATCGCGATCAGGAAGATCGGCAATGTAAACGCTGCGGCAACCCAGAACTTTTTAAGTAACTTTCTATAGGTCTTCTCCTCTGCGGAAATGTCGGGTTGCATTGGCACCAGATCCATACCACATATTGGGCAGCTTCCCGGTTCGTCCTTAACCACTTCGGGATGCATCGGGCATGTCCATTGTTCGGAAGATAAAACGGACAGATTTTGTTCCTCGACCAAATCCATTCCGCATACGGGACAATCGCCCGGTTTGTCATAGGTTTTGTCGCCTTCGCAATGCATCGGACAATAGAAGGTTCCCGTTCCCTTTCCTTGGAAGGTATCTTCTTTTTTGCTTTGATGTTCGTGCTGATGCTCCCCGTTTTGATGGATGCTGTACTGACCGCCATCATTCTTTAAGGCTTCCTGCAATTTTTCGATGGGGATATGTTTTTCCATCTCAATGTTAGCTTCCGATTTTCCCAAATCGACAGAAACTTGGGTCACACCTTCCACTTCGGAAAGTGTTTTCTCCACATGGCTTCGACAGCCGTTGCAGGTCATTCCGTGTATGTGATAGGTGTGTTTCATATTTTACTTTTTTATGGTTTCAGTAACCTTTCCACACTTCAACATTTTATCCCCGTAGTATGGATTCTTTATTTCCTCCACATTGGAAATCCAGTAACCGCCCTTACCGTCAAATGCCATTGGGCAAAACTGTTTGTAGATTGCCCCTTCGGAAATCGATTCCTTGAACATCGGCTCCACCTTTTCGGTAAATTGGGAAAAGAACTCCCGTTGCTTTTCAATATCATCGGCTTCGGCCATGGCCATTGCCATCGATTTCATTTCTTCCCGTTCTTCTGAAAAACTCTCCGCCAGATTTCCCGCGGCCGTTTGTACTTCCCCAGCATCGGAATTGACCAAGGCCATACGGATCTGTTGATAGTTATGGAAAACCTTGCCCGTCATGCCATCCGAAAAGGACGCATCTGCCATCTCAGCCGTATTCTCCTTCTTGGTTTCTATTTCTTCAGGAGTACTGATTTTGGCATCCTGTTTATTCTTTGTTTCCCCACATGAAGCCAAAGTGATCAGTGTTATTGTTGCGATTGTCAGTGTTACATTTCGTTTCATTTTTTTCATTTTTAGAATTTATATTAGAGATCGATAATCAGTTATTTGTATTCAGTTTTTTATTGATTCGTTACATAGTTTATGATGCTCATTTGGACATAGTAATTTTTGACGGCCTCTATTCCGTTCATCTGAAATTTCAGTTGCAGTTCCTGAATGTCCAACACATCATTGAAGTCTATGGTTCCCGTTTCATAATTCTTGATCAGGATTTCCTCGGCGTCGTTTGCCCGTTCCAGATTCTTTAGCTGCGTTTCGTATTTGATCCGTGCAGCTTCTCGACTATTAATAGCATCGCTCAAAAAGGTTTCCAATAGGTTTTTTCGATTCTCTTTTTGGGCGTTGATCTCCTCTTGTCGCAATTCGTTCTGTACGGTTTTCGATTTGTATTTATTGTTGAAAATGGGAACGGACAAGGACACCATCGGCATCAAGATGTCCTTACCATTGTCGCTGAAATTCATT
This genomic window from Maribacter sp. MJ134 contains:
- a CDS encoding heavy metal translocating P-type ATPase, whose product is MKHTYHIHGMTCNGCRSHVEKTLSEVEGVTQVSVDLGKSEANIEMEKHIPIEKLQEALKNDGGQYSIHQNGEHQHEHQSKKEDTFQGKGTGTFYCPMHCEGDKTYDKPGDCPVCGMDLVEEQNLSVLSSEQWTCPMHPEVVKDEPGSCPICGMDLVPMQPDISAEEKTYRKLLKKFWVAAAFTLPIFLIAMSEMITNNPLYDILEQKNWNWIQFVLSIPVVFYATWMFFERACRSIKTWNLNMFTLIGIGAGVAWLFSVVGMVFPDIFPSEFKTESGAVHVYFEAATVILTLVLLGQLLEARAHSKTNSAVKELLKLAPNKAVKIVDGEEVEVSIDKIALGDILKVKPGDKIPVDGIVTEGSTSVDESMITGEPIPVNKSVDNKVSSGTINGNQSFLMKAEKVGSDTLLSQIIHMVNDASRSRAPIQNLADTVSAYFVPIVVLIAIITFIVWAVWGPDPAYVFALVNAIAVLIIACPCALGLATPMSVMVGVGKGAQNGVLIKNAEALEKMNKVNTLIVDKTGTITEGKPAVEKIGVFGNTYSEEEILQYIVSLNSNSEHPLAEATVSYGKEQNTEIKKVDGFSAVTGKGVEGKVDGKKLDLGNPKMMDYANSTISSEMKDEAKTYQKQGKTVSYIAIDGTVSGYVVIGDKIKKTSAKAIKELQEKGIDVIMLTGDNHDTAQAVASELNLADFKAGMLPGDKLREVEKLQESGKVVAMAGDGINDAPALAKSDVGIAMGTGTDVAIESAAITLVKGDLNGIVKAKNLSDAVMRNIKQNLFFALIYNTLGVPIAAGVLYPFFGILLSPMIAALAMSFSSVSVIANALRLRTISIK
- a CDS encoding DUF3347 domain-containing protein, coding for MKRNVTLTIATITLITLASCGETKNKQDAKISTPEEIETKKENTAEMADASFSDGMTGKVFHNYQQIRMALVNSDAGEVQTAAGNLAESFSEEREEMKSMAMAMAEADDIEKQREFFSQFTEKVEPMFKESISEGAIYKQFCPMAFDGKGGYWISNVEEIKNPYYGDKMLKCGKVTETIKK